Proteins from a single region of Chromobacterium sp. ATCC 53434:
- a CDS encoding multidrug effflux MFS transporter translates to MKTTTRPALWLLTVLILFPQLVETIYSPALTDIAAAFGVSQARASQTLSIYFVAFAAGVALWGWLSDVLGRRPAMLLGLACYGAGSALALVAADFDTLLLARTISALGAAAGSVVVQTMLRDSYDSVRLARVFSLIGAALALSPVLGLLSGGWLAGHFGHRGVFTALLLLAFALLALTALRLPETRPLGTVRPDMARLAGRMLRDAELWRNAMLVALFNAMLFSYYSLAPFLFERLGWSPAQFGWSGAALAAASLSGSLLNRKLLGSGYQPARLLRAACRLALASGLAAWLLGDSAWILLPVAGVVVAFGVAIPNVLSQALRHYREQAGAAGALFGLSYYLLLGMMLALAGLAQNLGLVLSVCAAATLLCLSSGTAGTRRD, encoded by the coding sequence ATGAAAACGACGACCCGTCCGGCGCTGTGGCTGCTGACGGTGCTGATCCTGTTCCCGCAACTGGTGGAAACCATCTACAGCCCGGCGCTGACCGACATCGCCGCCGCCTTCGGCGTCAGCCAGGCGCGCGCCTCGCAGACGCTGTCGATCTACTTCGTGGCCTTCGCCGCCGGCGTCGCGCTGTGGGGCTGGCTCAGCGACGTTCTCGGCCGCCGTCCGGCGATGCTGCTGGGTCTGGCCTGCTATGGCGCCGGCTCCGCGCTGGCGCTGGTCGCCGCCGATTTCGACACGCTGTTGCTGGCCCGGACGATTTCCGCGCTGGGCGCGGCGGCCGGCTCGGTGGTGGTGCAGACCATGTTGCGCGACAGCTACGACTCTGTCCGGCTGGCGCGCGTATTTTCGCTGATAGGCGCGGCGCTGGCGCTGAGCCCGGTGCTGGGCCTGCTCAGCGGCGGCTGGCTGGCCGGCCATTTCGGCCACCGCGGCGTGTTCACAGCGCTGCTGCTGCTCGCCTTCGCGCTATTGGCGCTGACGGCGCTGCGGCTGCCGGAAACCCGCCCGCTCGGCACGGTCCGTCCCGATATGGCGCGGCTCGCCGGCCGGATGCTGCGCGACGCCGAACTGTGGCGCAACGCGATGCTGGTGGCGCTGTTCAACGCGATGCTGTTCAGCTACTACAGCCTGGCGCCCTTCCTGTTCGAGCGGCTGGGCTGGAGTCCCGCCCAGTTCGGCTGGTCCGGCGCCGCGCTGGCCGCCGCCTCGCTGTCGGGCAGCCTACTGAACCGCAAGCTGCTGGGAAGCGGATATCAGCCGGCTCGGCTGCTGCGGGCCGCCTGCCGACTGGCGCTGGCCTCCGGACTGGCAGCCTGGCTGCTTGGCGATTCGGCGTGGATACTGCTGCCGGTCGCCGGCGTGGTAGTCGCCTTCGGCGTCGCCATTCCGAATGTGCTGAGTCAGGCGCTGCGCCATTACCGCGAGCAGGCAGGCGCGGCCGGCGCGCTGTTCGGCCTCAGCTACTATCTGCTGCTGGGCATGATGCTGGCGCTGGCCGGCCTGGCGCAAAACCTCGGCCTGGTGCTGAGCGTCTGCGCCGCCGCCACGCTGTTGTGCCTATCGTCTGGAACGGCTGGAACACGCCGAGACTAA
- a CDS encoding YdcF family protein, producing MDGASLMVLAHRLLGALLLPPILNLLPIVAGAMLVRRWQHAGRLLLAFGVALTYLLSIPQTAMWLAQGVERYPALRPADLATVDAIVVLGGGKREAPEFDGNAPGADTLVRLRYGAYLARHSGKPLLVTGGAPMGGEPEAEVMARVLRQDYGLHARWLESRSNTTLENARLSAAMLKADGATRIALVSQGWHLARAVPFFRHQGLQVLPAPTAFIRYDGPAAARYIPSGSAMAECHTLLRESLGMLYYRLWPGA from the coding sequence ATGGACGGAGCGAGTCTGATGGTGCTGGCGCACCGCTTGCTGGGCGCCTTGCTGTTGCCGCCGATTCTGAATCTGCTGCCCATCGTCGCCGGCGCGATGCTGGTCCGGCGCTGGCAGCATGCCGGCCGGCTGCTGCTGGCCTTCGGCGTGGCGCTGACCTATCTGCTGTCGATTCCGCAGACGGCGATGTGGCTGGCGCAGGGCGTCGAACGCTATCCGGCGCTGCGGCCGGCCGATCTGGCCACGGTCGACGCCATCGTGGTGTTGGGCGGGGGCAAGCGAGAGGCGCCTGAGTTCGACGGCAACGCGCCCGGCGCCGACACGCTGGTCCGGCTGCGCTACGGCGCCTACCTGGCCCGGCACAGCGGCAAGCCGCTGCTGGTAACCGGCGGCGCGCCGATGGGAGGCGAGCCGGAGGCCGAGGTGATGGCGCGGGTGCTTCGCCAAGACTACGGCCTCCATGCGCGCTGGCTGGAGAGCCGCTCCAACACCACGCTGGAAAACGCCAGGCTGTCGGCGGCGATGCTGAAGGCCGACGGCGCGACGCGGATCGCCTTGGTCAGCCAGGGCTGGCATCTGGCGCGCGCGGTGCCGTTTTTCCGGCATCAGGGCCTGCAGGTGTTGCCGGCGCCGACCGCCTTCATACGCTACGACGGCCCTGCGGCCGCCCGCTACATTCCCAGCGGCAGCGCGATGGCCGAATGCCACACGCTGCTGAGGGAGTCGCTGGGCATGCTGTATTACCGCCTGTGGCCGGGCGCCTGA
- a CDS encoding ABC transporter substrate-binding protein codes for MALWQQACTLVLSAFFCAAACAGESLMLGASEYPPYMSPRMDNGGVAVAIVREAFRRAGYPVKTVYLPWARAVNEAHDGHLDGIVGLWTTPERKRGFLFSQAFLDNHIGFFKRRGDAIRYRTLADLKSYTVGTVRGYANSEAFERAGLKTDETLSDASNLAKLAAHHIDLALIDRGVANYLLGGSQAALAGKLEWLPPAVVVYPMHLGISRRQPQAEKRIADFNRALETMRQDGTLDKMLKQAKI; via the coding sequence ATGGCCCTCTGGCAGCAAGCATGCACACTCGTACTGTCCGCTTTCTTCTGCGCCGCCGCCTGCGCCGGCGAGTCCCTGATGCTGGGCGCCTCCGAATATCCGCCATACATGTCGCCGCGGATGGACAACGGCGGCGTCGCCGTGGCCATCGTCCGCGAGGCCTTCCGCCGCGCCGGCTATCCGGTCAAAACCGTCTACCTGCCGTGGGCGCGCGCGGTCAACGAGGCCCACGACGGCCACCTGGACGGCATCGTCGGCCTGTGGACGACGCCGGAGCGCAAGCGCGGCTTCCTGTTCTCACAGGCCTTCCTCGACAACCACATCGGCTTCTTCAAGCGCCGCGGCGACGCGATACGCTACCGGACGCTGGCTGACCTGAAGTCCTACACCGTCGGCACCGTGCGCGGCTACGCCAATTCGGAAGCCTTCGAGCGCGCCGGCTTGAAGACCGACGAAACGCTGAGCGACGCCAGCAATCTGGCCAAGCTGGCGGCGCATCACATCGATCTGGCGCTGATAGACCGCGGCGTCGCCAACTATCTGCTGGGCGGCAGCCAGGCCGCGCTGGCGGGCAAGCTGGAATGGCTGCCGCCGGCCGTCGTCGTCTACCCGATGCACCTGGGCATCTCCAGGCGGCAGCCCCAGGCGGAAAAGCGCATAGCCGACTTCAACCGCGCGCTGGAGACGATGCGGCAGGACGGCACGCTGGACAAGATGCTGAAGCAGGCGAAGATTTGA
- a CDS encoding ABC transporter ATP-binding protein, with protein sequence MSILEVKDLQVAYGGIKAVKGIDFHIDQGELVTLIGANGAGKTTTLKTLVGMVKKTGGSIVYDGKDVASIPSYDFVRHGLAMVPEGRGVFAKLTVEENLQMGAYYRNDKAAIQSEIEHVYELFPRLKERRLQLAGTLSGGEQQMVAMGRAMLSKPKLLLLDEPSMGLAPIIVEKIFEIIQMVSKQGVTMLLVEQNAKLALEVSQRGYVMESGRITMSGDAKELLNDERVRNAYLGE encoded by the coding sequence ATGAGCATTCTGGAAGTCAAAGACCTGCAAGTGGCCTATGGCGGCATCAAGGCGGTCAAGGGGATAGATTTTCACATCGACCAGGGCGAGCTGGTGACGCTGATCGGCGCCAACGGCGCCGGCAAGACCACGACGCTGAAGACGCTGGTCGGCATGGTGAAGAAGACCGGCGGCAGCATCGTCTACGACGGCAAGGACGTCGCGTCGATTCCGTCGTACGATTTCGTCCGCCACGGCCTGGCGATGGTGCCCGAGGGCCGCGGCGTGTTCGCCAAGCTGACGGTGGAAGAGAACCTGCAGATGGGCGCCTACTACCGCAACGACAAGGCGGCGATCCAGAGCGAGATCGAGCATGTCTACGAACTGTTCCCGCGGCTGAAGGAGCGCCGCCTGCAGCTGGCCGGCACCTTGTCCGGCGGTGAGCAGCAGATGGTGGCGATGGGCCGCGCGATGCTGTCCAAACCGAAGCTGCTGTTGCTGGACGAGCCGTCGATGGGCCTCGCGCCCATCATCGTCGAGAAGATCTTCGAGATCATCCAGATGGTGTCCAAGCAGGGCGTGACCATGCTGCTGGTCGAGCAGAACGCCAAGCTGGCGCTGGAAGTGTCGCAGCGCGGCTACGTGATGGAGAGTGGCCGCATCACGATGAGCGGCGACGCCAAGGAGCTGCTCAACGACGAGCGGGTCCGCAACGCCTATCTGGGCGAGTAA
- a CDS encoding ABC transporter ATP-binding protein has product MAEVLLKIEGIHKRFGGLHALNDVGLTINKGEIYGLIGPNGAGKTTLFNVLTGLYVPDEGRFEFDGHNLFQQKPHVVVAAGIARTFQNIRLFAEMTALENVMVGRHIRSKAGALGAVLRDRGTMAEESAIEAKAWELLEYVGIADVAHERARNLSYGHQRRLEIARALATEPKLLALDEPAAGMNPRETEELKALMSKIRAGGVTVLLIEHDVKLMMGLCDRIAVLDYGKKIAEGVPDEVRRNPKVIEAYLGAAHA; this is encoded by the coding sequence ATGGCTGAAGTTTTGCTGAAAATAGAAGGCATCCACAAGCGCTTCGGCGGCCTGCACGCGTTGAACGACGTAGGGCTCACCATCAACAAGGGCGAGATCTACGGCCTGATCGGGCCGAACGGCGCCGGCAAGACCACCTTGTTCAATGTGTTGACCGGCCTCTACGTGCCGGACGAGGGGCGTTTCGAGTTCGACGGCCACAATCTGTTCCAGCAGAAGCCGCACGTGGTGGTGGCGGCCGGCATCGCCCGCACCTTCCAGAACATCCGCCTGTTCGCCGAAATGACGGCGCTGGAGAACGTGATGGTGGGGCGTCACATCCGTTCCAAGGCCGGGGCGTTGGGCGCGGTGCTGCGCGACAGGGGCACGATGGCCGAGGAGAGCGCGATCGAGGCCAAGGCCTGGGAGTTGCTGGAATATGTCGGCATCGCCGACGTCGCCCACGAACGGGCCCGCAATCTGTCCTACGGCCACCAGCGCCGCCTGGAGATCGCCCGCGCGCTGGCCACCGAGCCCAAGCTGCTGGCGCTGGACGAGCCGGCTGCCGGCATGAACCCGCGCGAGACCGAAGAGTTGAAGGCGCTGATGAGCAAGATACGCGCCGGCGGCGTCACCGTGCTGTTGATCGAGCACGACGTCAAGCTGATGATGGGTCTGTGCGACCGCATCGCCGTGTTGGACTACGGCAAGAAGATCGCCGAAGGCGTGCCGGACGAGGTGCGCCGTAACCCGAAAGTGATTGAAGCCTACCTGGGAGCGGCCCACGCATGA
- a CDS encoding ABC transporter ATP-binding protein has translation MNLNTLDTNKKMGLFALSAIALLVLPFVVGGALGNSWVRIVDFALLYVMLALGLNIVVGFAGLLDLGFIAFYAIGAYTYALLSSPHFDIHWLFFLTIPLGAACASLGGVLLGTPVLKLKGDYLAIVTLGFGEIVRIFMNNLNSPVNITNGPQGINLIDPIHIGGASLGQTIELFGLSFHSVYLYYYLFLALTVLVVIMAWRLQHSRIGRAWVALREDDIAAAAMGINIRNIKLLAFGLGALSGGVAGGLFASFQGFVSPESFSLLESIMILAMIVLGGMGHIPGVILGAVVLTIAPEILRDVIGPLQMKTFGRMIIDPENARMLLFGLAMVVMMLVRPEGMWPSKRRKAEFQHAKEAAAQKG, from the coding sequence ATGAATCTGAATACTCTGGATACCAACAAGAAGATGGGTCTGTTCGCCCTCAGCGCCATCGCGCTCTTGGTGCTGCCCTTCGTCGTCGGCGGCGCGCTGGGCAATTCCTGGGTGCGCATCGTCGACTTCGCGCTGCTGTACGTGATGCTGGCGCTGGGCCTGAACATCGTCGTCGGTTTCGCCGGCCTGCTGGACCTGGGCTTCATCGCCTTCTACGCGATCGGCGCCTATACCTACGCCTTGCTCAGCTCCCCGCACTTCGACATCCACTGGCTGTTCTTCCTGACCATTCCGCTGGGCGCCGCCTGCGCGTCGCTGGGTGGGGTGCTGCTGGGCACGCCGGTGCTGAAGCTGAAGGGGGACTACCTGGCCATCGTGACCTTGGGCTTCGGCGAGATCGTGCGCATCTTCATGAACAACCTGAACTCGCCGGTCAACATCACCAACGGTCCGCAGGGCATCAACCTGATCGACCCGATCCACATCGGCGGCGCGTCGCTGGGCCAGACCATCGAGCTGTTCGGCCTGAGCTTCCACAGCGTCTATCTGTACTACTACCTGTTCCTGGCGCTGACCGTGCTGGTGGTGATCATGGCCTGGCGCCTGCAGCACTCCCGCATCGGCCGCGCCTGGGTGGCCCTGCGCGAGGACGACATCGCCGCCGCGGCGATGGGCATCAACATCCGCAACATCAAGCTCCTGGCCTTCGGCCTGGGCGCCTTGTCCGGCGGCGTGGCCGGCGGCCTGTTCGCCTCCTTCCAGGGCTTCGTGTCGCCGGAATCATTCAGCCTGCTGGAGTCCATCATGATCCTGGCGATGATCGTGCTGGGCGGCATGGGCCACATTCCGGGCGTGATACTCGGCGCCGTGGTGCTGACCATCGCGCCGGAAATCCTGCGCGACGTGATCGGTCCCTTGCAGATGAAAACCTTCGGCCGGATGATCATCGATCCGGAGAACGCCCGCATGTTGCTGTTCGGCTTGGCCATGGTGGTGATGATGCTGGTCCGCCCGGAAGGGATGTGGCCGTCCAAGCGCCGCAAGGCCGAGTTCCAGCACGCTAAAGAAGCGGCAGCGCAGAAAGGTTAA
- a CDS encoding branched-chain amino acid ABC transporter permease, with translation MDIFLQQILNGLVLGSIYALIALGYTMVYGIMGLINFAHGEVVMFGAMVTITVVNALMGAGVNLPGPALVLIGMLVAIPACMLLGFTIERIAYRPLRGKQRLAPLITAIGMSIVLQQVAILIWGRNYIPFPSIIDHDVVTVFGASITKLQILIIVLCLAIMAGLLLMVEKTKLGRAMRATSQNPAVAGLMGVNVNTIISATFVIGSGLGAIAGVMVATNYEQAHYYMGFMIGLKAFTAAVLGGIGNLGGAVAGGLLLGIIESLGAGYIGTLTGGFLGSNYQDIIAFIVLIVVLIFRPSGLLGEKMADRA, from the coding sequence GTGGACATTTTTCTGCAACAAATCCTGAACGGTCTCGTTCTGGGTAGCATCTACGCGCTGATCGCGCTGGGCTACACCATGGTGTACGGGATCATGGGGCTGATCAACTTCGCCCATGGCGAAGTGGTGATGTTCGGCGCCATGGTCACCATCACCGTCGTCAATGCGCTGATGGGCGCCGGCGTCAATCTGCCGGGGCCGGCGCTGGTGCTGATCGGCATGCTGGTGGCGATTCCGGCCTGCATGCTGCTGGGCTTCACCATCGAGCGCATCGCCTACCGCCCGCTGCGCGGCAAGCAGCGGCTGGCGCCGCTGATCACCGCGATCGGCATGTCCATCGTGCTGCAGCAGGTGGCCATCCTGATCTGGGGCCGCAACTACATCCCGTTCCCGTCCATCATCGATCACGACGTCGTGACCGTCTTCGGCGCCAGCATCACCAAGCTGCAGATCCTGATCATCGTGCTGTGCCTGGCCATCATGGCCGGCCTGCTGCTGATGGTGGAGAAGACCAAGCTTGGCCGCGCGATGCGCGCCACCAGCCAGAACCCGGCGGTGGCCGGCCTGATGGGCGTCAACGTCAACACCATCATCTCCGCGACCTTCGTCATCGGCTCCGGCCTCGGCGCCATCGCCGGCGTGATGGTGGCCACCAACTACGAGCAGGCCCACTACTACATGGGCTTCATGATAGGCCTGAAGGCGTTCACCGCCGCGGTGCTCGGCGGCATCGGCAATCTGGGCGGCGCGGTCGCCGGCGGCCTGCTGCTCGGCATCATCGAGAGCCTGGGCGCCGGTTATATCGGCACGCTGACCGGAGGCTTCCTCGGCTCCAACTACCAGGACATCATCGCCTTCATCGTGCTGATCGTGGTGTTGATCTTCCGCCCGTCCGGCCTGCTCGGCGAAAAAATGGCCGATCGCGCCTGA
- the astB gene encoding N-succinylarginine dihydrolase, with protein sequence MNAYEVNFDGLVGPTHNYSGLSFGNVASTNNVSAASNPKLAAKQGLQKMKALHDLGFKQGVLAPQERPDVASLRRLGFAGSDAEVIAAAAKEAPAMLAAATSASSMWTANAATVSPSADTADGRVHFTPANLNNKFHRSIEHPTTGRVLRAMFADEARFAVHEALPAQMHFGDEGAANHTRFCAGYGQPGVEFFVFGAAAFDSRYPKPAKFPARQTLEASRAVARLHGLAEPGVVYAQQDPDTIDAGVFHNDVISVGNGEVLFHHQQAFLNQAEVLDELARKLAARGGRFAAIEVPRAEVTVEEAVKSYLFNSQLLSKADGKMLIVVPEECRNSERVWSYLQKLVAGGGPIDEVRAFDLKQSMQNGGGPACLRLRVALNEAELAAVNPGVLMSDALFATLNDWVERHYRDRLAPADLADPQLLNECRGALDELTRILGLGKVYPFQLA encoded by the coding sequence ATGAATGCCTATGAAGTGAATTTCGACGGCCTGGTCGGCCCGACGCACAACTACAGCGGCTTGTCCTTCGGCAATGTCGCGTCCACCAACAATGTCAGCGCGGCGTCCAACCCGAAGCTGGCGGCCAAGCAGGGCCTGCAGAAGATGAAGGCGCTGCACGACCTGGGCTTCAAGCAGGGCGTGCTGGCGCCGCAGGAGCGGCCCGACGTGGCGTCCTTGCGCCGGCTGGGCTTCGCCGGCAGCGACGCCGAGGTGATCGCGGCGGCGGCCAAGGAGGCGCCAGCGATGCTGGCGGCGGCGACGTCCGCGTCCAGCATGTGGACTGCCAACGCGGCCACGGTCAGTCCGTCGGCCGACACCGCCGACGGCCGCGTGCATTTCACGCCGGCCAATCTGAACAACAAATTCCACCGCTCGATCGAGCATCCGACAACCGGCCGCGTGCTGCGGGCGATGTTCGCCGACGAGGCGCGCTTCGCCGTGCACGAGGCGCTGCCGGCGCAGATGCACTTCGGCGACGAGGGCGCGGCCAATCACACCCGTTTCTGCGCCGGCTACGGTCAGCCGGGCGTCGAGTTCTTCGTGTTCGGCGCGGCGGCCTTCGACAGCCGCTATCCGAAGCCGGCCAAGTTTCCGGCGCGGCAGACGCTGGAGGCCAGCCGGGCGGTGGCCAGGCTGCACGGCCTGGCCGAGCCCGGCGTCGTCTACGCGCAGCAGGACCCGGACACCATAGACGCCGGCGTCTTCCACAACGACGTGATCTCGGTCGGCAACGGCGAAGTGCTGTTCCACCACCAACAGGCCTTCCTGAACCAGGCCGAGGTGCTGGACGAGCTCGCCCGCAAGCTGGCGGCGCGCGGCGGCCGCTTCGCCGCCATCGAGGTGCCGCGCGCCGAGGTGACGGTGGAGGAGGCGGTGAAGAGCTATCTGTTCAACAGCCAGCTGCTCTCCAAGGCGGACGGCAAGATGCTGATCGTGGTGCCGGAAGAGTGCCGCAACAGCGAGCGGGTGTGGAGCTATCTGCAGAAGCTCGTCGCCGGCGGCGGCCCGATCGACGAGGTCAGGGCCTTCGATCTGAAGCAGAGCATGCAGAACGGCGGCGGTCCAGCCTGCCTGCGCTTGCGCGTCGCGCTGAACGAGGCCGAGCTGGCGGCGGTGAATCCCGGGGTATTGATGAGCGACGCGCTGTTCGCGACGCTGAACGACTGGGTGGAACGCCATTACCGCGACCGGCTGGCGCCGGCCGATCTGGCCGATCCGCAGCTATTGAACGAATGCCGCGGCGCGCTGGACGAATTGACCCGCATCCTGGGCCTGGGCAAGGTCTATCCGTTCCAGCTGGCCTGA
- the astD gene encoding succinylglutamate-semialdehyde dehydrogenase, which produces MSSLFIDGKWLAGDGEALAKTNPADNAPLWQGRAASASQVDAAARAARAAFPAWARMGLDARAAVVRRFGELLTERKAGLARVIAQETGKPLWEATTEVTTMVGKIEISLKALADRTGERAAAMGDAQAVLRHKPHGVVAVFGPYNFPGHLPNGHIVPALLAGNAVIFKPSELTPWTAEETVKLWAEAGLPAGVIGLLQGAKDTGVALAGHDGIDGLFFTGSSATGALLHKQFSGRPDKILALEMGGNNPLIVGEVADVDGAVHHVIQSAFVSAGQRCTCARRLLAPQGEWGDAFVARLVEVAGRLRVGKFDAEPAPFLGAVISNAAADTLLKAQDALLAAGGKTLLAMRRLEEGAAMLTPGIIDTTAVARPDEEFFGPLLQVIRYADVDEAIAVANDTRFGLAGGVLSDSRELYDRYWLESRAGVVNWNKPLTGAASSQPFGGIGASGNHRPSAYYAADYCAYPVASLECDSLTLPAQLSPGMVF; this is translated from the coding sequence ATGAGCAGTCTGTTCATCGATGGCAAGTGGCTGGCCGGCGACGGCGAGGCGCTGGCCAAGACCAATCCGGCCGACAACGCGCCGTTGTGGCAGGGCCGCGCCGCGAGCGCCAGCCAGGTGGACGCCGCCGCGCGCGCCGCCCGCGCCGCCTTCCCGGCCTGGGCCCGGATGGGGCTGGACGCGCGCGCAGCCGTCGTGCGCCGTTTCGGCGAGTTGCTGACCGAGCGCAAGGCCGGGCTGGCCCGCGTCATCGCGCAGGAAACCGGCAAGCCGCTGTGGGAGGCGACGACCGAAGTCACCACCATGGTCGGCAAGATCGAGATCTCGCTGAAGGCGCTGGCCGACCGCACCGGCGAGCGCGCCGCGGCGATGGGCGACGCCCAGGCGGTGCTGCGCCACAAGCCGCACGGCGTGGTCGCGGTGTTCGGCCCGTACAACTTCCCCGGCCACCTGCCGAACGGCCACATCGTGCCGGCGCTGCTGGCCGGCAACGCGGTGATCTTCAAGCCGTCGGAGCTGACGCCGTGGACCGCCGAGGAAACGGTGAAACTGTGGGCCGAGGCAGGCCTGCCGGCCGGCGTCATCGGCCTGCTGCAGGGCGCGAAGGATACAGGTGTCGCGCTGGCCGGCCATGACGGCATCGACGGCCTGTTCTTCACCGGCAGCTCCGCCACCGGCGCGCTGCTGCACAAACAGTTCTCAGGCCGCCCGGACAAGATCCTGGCGCTGGAAATGGGCGGCAACAATCCGTTGATCGTAGGCGAGGTGGCCGATGTCGACGGCGCCGTGCACCACGTGATCCAGTCCGCCTTCGTCTCGGCCGGCCAGCGCTGCACCTGCGCGCGCCGCCTGCTGGCGCCGCAAGGCGAGTGGGGCGACGCCTTCGTCGCCCGCCTGGTCGAGGTGGCCGGCAGGCTGCGCGTCGGCAAGTTCGACGCCGAGCCGGCGCCCTTCCTGGGCGCGGTGATCTCCAACGCCGCCGCCGACACGCTGCTGAAGGCGCAGGACGCGCTGCTGGCCGCCGGCGGCAAGACGCTGCTGGCGATGCGCAGGCTGGAGGAGGGCGCGGCGATGCTGACGCCGGGCATCATCGACACCACGGCCGTCGCCCGTCCGGACGAGGAGTTCTTCGGTCCGCTGTTGCAGGTGATCCGCTACGCCGACGTCGACGAGGCCATCGCCGTCGCCAACGACACCCGCTTCGGCCTGGCCGGCGGGGTGCTGTCCGACAGCCGCGAGCTGTACGACCGCTACTGGCTGGAATCGCGCGCCGGCGTGGTCAACTGGAACAAACCGTTGACCGGCGCTGCAAGCAGCCAGCCGTTCGGCGGCATAGGCGCGTCCGGCAACCACCGGCCCAGCGCCTACTACGCGGCCGACTACTGCGCCTATCCAGTGGCGTCCCTGGAGTGCGACAGCCTGACGCTGCCGGCGCAGCTGTCGCCGGGCATGGTGTTTTAA
- the astA gene encoding arginine N-succinyltransferase produces the protein MMFIRPVEHKDLDGLMHLAKSAGIGMTSLPVNEERLSRKIGRSVLSFAGELDRADHGYVFVLEDGETGKVAGICAIEAAVGLKEPWYNYRVGTIVHASEELGVYSRHETLFLSNDHTGYSELCSLFVHPDYRVNRNGGLLSKSRFLFLAQFPQLFGKMVVAEMRGVSDEAGRSPFWEALGRHFFSIDFAKADYLTGVGQKAFVAELMPKHPVYVDFLPPDAQAVIGQTHEGTRPAVALLESEGFRYEGYVDIFDAGPTIQAYTSDIRAVKESQRLPARVVDPLPAGERECYLVCNDSLHGFRAVLAESVRPQGEFSLTPDLARALNVQDGDSVRCVTLSPKEAV, from the coding sequence ATGATGTTTATCCGTCCCGTTGAACACAAGGACCTCGACGGCCTGATGCATTTGGCGAAGAGCGCCGGCATCGGCATGACTTCGCTGCCGGTGAACGAGGAGAGGCTGTCGCGCAAGATCGGCCGCTCGGTGCTGTCCTTCGCCGGCGAGCTTGATCGCGCCGACCACGGCTACGTCTTCGTGCTGGAAGACGGCGAAACCGGCAAGGTGGCCGGCATCTGCGCGATCGAGGCCGCCGTCGGCCTGAAGGAGCCCTGGTACAACTACCGCGTCGGCACCATCGTCCATGCGTCGGAAGAGCTGGGCGTTTATTCCCGTCACGAGACGCTGTTCCTGTCCAACGACCACACCGGCTATTCCGAGCTGTGCAGCCTGTTCGTCCATCCGGACTACCGCGTCAACCGCAACGGCGGCCTGCTGTCCAAGAGCCGCTTCCTGTTCCTGGCGCAGTTCCCGCAGCTGTTCGGCAAGATGGTGGTGGCCGAAATGCGCGGCGTGTCCGACGAGGCCGGCCGCTCGCCGTTCTGGGAGGCGCTGGGCCGCCACTTCTTCTCCATCGATTTCGCCAAGGCCGACTATCTGACCGGCGTCGGCCAGAAGGCCTTCGTCGCCGAGCTGATGCCCAAGCACCCGGTCTATGTCGACTTCCTGCCGCCGGACGCGCAGGCGGTGATAGGCCAGACCCACGAGGGCACCCGCCCGGCGGTGGCCCTGCTGGAGTCCGAGGGCTTCCGCTACGAGGGTTATGTCGACATCTTCGACGCCGGCCCGACGATACAGGCCTATACCAGCGACATCCGCGCGGTGAAGGAAAGCCAGCGGCTGCCGGCGCGCGTCGTCGACCCGCTGCCGGCCGGCGAGCGGGAGTGCTATCTGGTCTGCAACGACTCGCTGCACGGCTTCCGCGCGGTGCTGGCGGAGTCGGTGCGGCCGCAGGGCGAGTTCAGCCTGACGCCGGATCTGGCGCGGGCGCTCAATGTACAGGACGGAGACAGCGTGCGTTGCGTGACCCTGTCGCCGAAGGAGGCAGTGTAA